A window of Neorhizobium galegae bv. orientalis str. HAMBI 540 genomic DNA:
ATCTGGCGGGCGAGGATCGGCGTCGTGTCGGCAAGACCGTAGTAGATGATCGCCTGCGCACCGTTGTCGCGGATCTTGGCGAGAACGCTGCGGAAATCGACTTCGCCTTCCTTGTAGTAATCCTCGCTGAGGATCTGCCCCTTGAATTCCGGAAGGTATTTCTTGGTGAAAGTAATGGCCGAGCGGCCGTAGTCGCTGTCTACCGAAAGAACCGCGAACTTTGTGAAGCCTCGCTGCTCGGCGGCATATTTGGCGACGACGAGCGCACGGTTTTCGTCCGTCGGGTAGTTGCGGTAGGTCCATTTGAAGCCGCCGACACCTGCCTGGTAGGTGATCTTTGGGTTCGAAGATGCGGCGTTCAGGAGGAGCACCTCAGCGTCTTCCGCGACAGGCTGCATGGCGAGGGTCACCGAGCTCGAAACGTCGCCGATGATGAAGTCGACACCTTCCTGGTCGATCAGGCGGCGGGTCGCCGAGACCCCTTCGACCGGCGTGCCCTGGCTGTCCGCGTTGAAGAGCTGGATCTTGATGCCGTTGACGCCGCCGGCATCATTGATGTCCTTCACCGCAAGCTCAGCGCCGTGCATTGAGAAACCGCCGTAGCGGGCATTCGGTCCGCTCATCGGCGCGACGATCCCGAGCTT
This region includes:
- a CDS encoding ABC transporter substrate-binding protein, which translates into the protein MTHQFNRRMLCISTAILAIAGSVPFTATAQAADTIKLGIVAPMSGPNARYGGFSMHGAELAVKDINDAGGVNGIKIQLFNADSQGTPVEGVSATRRLIDQEGVDFIIGDVSSSVTLAMQPVAEDAEVLLLNAASSNPKITYQAGVGGFKWTYRNYPTDENRALVVAKYAAEQRGFTKFAVLSVDSDYGRSAITFTKKYLPEFKGQILSEDYYKEGEVDFRSVLAKIRDNGAQAIIYYGLADTTPILARQMVELGIAGKVTLIGNGEFNTEKTIKSAPTALEGAVEAAAWLPQFDSPASKAFVEKFTTTYKEAPNNHAYVHWDTVNLLAAAIKQAGSADKSKVRDALSKIKYKSPVGDVTFDDHNQARLPMILLQIEKGVPSIKGAYSADIQYPAK